A genome region from Ahaetulla prasina isolate Xishuangbanna chromosome 8, ASM2864084v1, whole genome shotgun sequence includes the following:
- the LOC131202851 gene encoding uncharacterized protein LOC131202851: MPQGSVLSPLLFNIYMKPLGEIIHGFGVRCHLYTDETQLYISTPNHPSEAVEVMSRCLEAVWVWMGKNRLQLNPAKTEWLWMPASRYNQLRPSLTVGGKSLAPTEKVRNLGVLLDAWLSLEEHMTAVARGAFYLVRLIRQLRPFLDRDSLCTVTHALVTSRLDYCNALYMGLPLKNTWRFQLVQNVAAWVLEGAARSSHIKPILRRLHWLPVAFWVQIKVLVLTFKALHGLGPGYLWDHLLLPVASHRPVRSHREGLLRLPSARQCRLATPSGRAFSAGAPALWNELPPGIRQLPDIRAFRCELKTLLFHRVGLA; the protein is encoded by the coding sequence atgccgcaggggtcagttctctcgcccctcttgttcaacatctatatgaagccgctgggtgagatcatccatggttttggggtgaggtgtcatctgtacactgacgaaacgcagctgtacatttccaccccaaaccaccccagcgaagccgttgaagtgatgtcccggtgcctggaggccgtatgggtctggatggggaaaaacaggctccagctcaacccagccaagaccgagtggctgtggatgccggcatcccggtacaatcagctgaggccatcgctgactgtggggggcaagtctttggcccccacagagaaggttcgtaatctaggcgtccttttggatgcatggctgtcattagaagaacatatgacagccgtcgccagaggagctttttatctggttcgcctgatacgccagttacgtcccttcttggaccgggattccctatgcacagtcactcacgccctcgtcacttcccgcctggattactgcaatgctctctacatggggctccctttgaagaatacctggaggtttcaactagtccagaatgtggctgcgtgggtgcttgagggagcggctcgaagctcccatataaaacctatcctgcgcaggctgcactggcttccagttgccttctgggtgcaaatcaaggtgttggttctcacctttaaagcgctccatggcttaggaccgggttacttatgggatcaCCTGCTgttaccggtggcctcccatcgaccagtgcgctcccacagagagggtctcctcaggttgccgtcggccagacaatgtcgactggcgacccccagtgggagggccttctctgcgggggctccagccctctggaatgagctacccccagggatacgccaactccctgacatCCGGGCCTTCCggtgtgagttgaagactcttttatttcatcgtgtaggactggcctaa